One Gadus chalcogrammus isolate NIFS_2021 chromosome 4, NIFS_Gcha_1.0, whole genome shotgun sequence DNA segment encodes these proteins:
- the LOC130380388 gene encoding NLR family CARD domain-containing protein 3-like, translated as MDPPLTFKDGNHQPSKERHQERSKVTSAKSLQQHQTELIKRAEENAHAFLDKELKKLWRVLLPDYPQCSESQREEEEVDGEKEEQRRRAIKGVVELADKLWAGSDAVDCQQKIKSHLWQKFSCVFEGIAKAGQRTDLNDFYTELFITERGSGEVNKEHEVRLIEKASRKPAKEETPIRCEDIFKPLPGKDQPIRTIMTTGVAGIGKTVLTHKFTLDWAEGKTNQDIHFTFILTFRELNLLKGKEFSLVELLHHFFIETKEAGICRFHRFQVVFILDGLDECRLPLDFQNNPIWTDVTKSTTVDVLLTNLIRGVLLPSARIWITTRPAAANQIPAECVDTVTEVRGFTDQQKEEYFRKRFKDEKLASTIVSHVKKSRSLHIMCHIPVFCWITATVLEDILKKSKIKEMPKTMTQMYSYFLWVQSIQGDRKYHGRAETDPYWGPESREIIVSLGKLAFNQLEKGNMIFYEEDLAECDIDIRAASVYSGVFTQIFKEECGLYQDKVFCFVHLSFQEFLAALYVFLSFINDGVNLLSEEPPTSGEDKLLLLYQSAVEKALQSENGQLDLFLRFLLGLSLETNQIVLRGLLGQTGCGSLTNTQTVFYIKEKIKGDLHPERSINLFHCLNELNDRSLVKEIEQSLTSGSLSRESLSPAQWSALAFILLTSEEELEVFDLKKYSASESRLNGCHLSETRCEALASVLSSNSSSLRELDLSTNDLQDSGVKLLSAGLGSPHCTLETLSLSGCLVTQEGCASLASALSSNPSHLRELDLSYNHPGDSGAALLSAGLEDPRWRLDTLSVEHGGVWRLKPALKKYACDLTLDPNTAHRRLSLSEDNRKVTRVGEDQSYPDHPERFDSQRQVLGREALTGRCYWEVEREGDVEVGVTYRGITRRGGGGDSWLGMNNKSWSLDCSDGGYSARYNGRRTALPLPPAGSTRVGVYLDRPAGSLSFYRVSPGGGGSSDTLTHLHTFCSSFTQE; from the exons ATGGATCCACCTTTGacctttaaagatggaaatcaccaACCTTCTAAGGAAAG ACACcaagagaggtcaaaggttaccagtgctaagtctctacagcagcatcaaacagagctgatcaag agggctgaggagaacgcacacgctttcctagacaaggagctgaagaagctctggagggttCTCTTaccagattacccacaatgctcagagagtcagagggaggaggaggaggtggatggtgagaaggaggagcagaggaggcgcgccataaAGGGTGTGGTGGAACTGGCCGACAAACTGTGGGCcg GATCTGATGCTGTCGATTGCCAACAAAAAATCAAGTCCCATTTGTGGCAGAAGTTCagttgtgtgtttgagggaatcgctaaagcaggacaGCGAACCGAtctgaatgacttctacacagagctcttcatcacagagagaggcagtggagaggtcaacaaggaacatgaggtcagactgattgaaaaagCTTCAAGGAAACCAGCCAAggaggaaacaccaatcagatgtgaggacatctttaaacccttacctggaaaagatcaaccaatcaggacaataatgacaactggagtggctggcattggtaaaaccgtcttaacacacaagttcactctggactgggctgaaggcaaaaccaaccaggacatacacttcacatttattctcactttcagagagctgaatttactgaaagggaaagagtttagccTGGTGGAACTgcttcatcacttctttattgagaccaaagaagcaggaatctgcagattccaccggttccaagttgtcttcatcttggatggtctggatgagtgtcgacttcctctggacttccagaacaacccgatctggactgatgtcaccAAGTCCACaacggtggacgtgctgctgacaaacctcatcaggggtgtcctgcttccctccgctcgcatctggataaccacacgccctgcggcagccaatcagatccctgctgagtgtgttgacacggtgacagaggtgagagggttcactgaccaacagaaggaggagtacttcaggaagagattcaaagATGAGAAGCTGGCCAGCACAATCGTCTCCCatgtcaagaaatcacgaagcctccacatcatgtgtcacatacCAGTCTtttgttggatcactgctacagttctggaggacatcttaAAAAAATCCAAGATAaaagagatgcccaagaccatgactcagatgtacagctaCTTCCTGTGGGTTCAGTcgatacagggggacaggaagtatcatgggAGAGCTGAAACGGATCCATACTGGGGtccagagagcagggagatcattgtttctttgggaaaactggcttttaaccagctggagaaaggcaacatgatcttctacgaggaagacctggcagagtgtgacatcgatatcagagcagcctcagtgtactcaggagtgttcacccagatctttaaagaggagtgtgggctgtaccaggacaaagtgttctgctttgtccatctaagcttccaggagtttctggctgccctttatgtctttctgtccttcatcaacgatggtgtcaatctgctctcagaagaaccaccCACCTCTGGGgaagataaactcctcctcctctaccagagtgctgtggaaaaggccttacagagtgagaacggacagctggacttgttcctccgcttcctcctgggcctctctctggagaccaatcagattgtcctacgaggtctgctgggacagacaGGGTGCGGCTCACTGACCAATACACAAACAGTGTtttacatcaaggagaagataaAGGGAGATCTAcatccagagagaagcatcaatctgttccactgtctgaatgagctgaacgaccgttctctagtgaAGGAGATCGAACAgtccctgacatcaggaagtctctccagagaatctctctcccctgctcagtggtcagctctggccttcatcctactgacatcagaagaggagctggaagtgtttgacctgaagaaatactctgcttcaga ATCTA ggctgaatggttgtcatctgtcagagacacgctgtgaagctctggcctcagttcttagctccaactcctctagtctgagagagctggacctgagtaccaatgatctgcaggattcaggagtgaagctgctctctgctggactggggagtccacactgtacactggaaactctgag cttgtctggctgcctggtcacacaggaaggctgtgcttctctggcctcagctctgagctccaacccctcccatctgagagagctggacctgagctacaatcacccaggagactctggagctgcgctgctctctgctggactggaggatccacgctggagactggacactctcag tgtggagcatggtggagtgtggaggctgaaaccagctctaaagaagt atgcctgtgacctcacactggaccccaacacggcccacagacgactctctctgtctgaggacaacaggaaggtgacgcgggttggagaggaccagtcgtatccggaccacccagagagatttgactcccagcgccaggtgttgggtagagaggctctgactggccgctgttactgggaggtagagagggaaggagatgtTGAggtaggagtgacatacagaggaatcacaaggagaggagggggtggtgacagcTGGCTTGGaatgaacaacaagtcctggagtcttgatTGTTCTGATGGTGgttactctgcccggtacaacggtaggaggacagccctccctctcccccccgctggctccacccgagtaggagtgtatctggaccggcctgctggctctctgtccttctacagagtgtccccaggtggaggagggtcctcagacacactgacacacctccacaccttctgctcctccttcacgcaggag